A segment of the Pseudomonas serboccidentalis genome:
ATCGCCTCCAGCACCACCAGTTGCGCGCCGGCCTCGACCGATTGCCCGGCCTCCACCAACACCCGCACGATACTGCCGTTCATGGGTGCCGTCAGACCGCCCTGATGACTGTGGCTGGCTTCGACGGCGCTGATTGGGTCGTAGGTCTCGATGCGGCGCAACTCGCCGTCCCATTGCAGGTACAACGAATTGCCCTGGCGAATGGCGCGCAAGGTACGACGCACGCCGTCGTGCTCGACCCACAGTGCTTCGCCCGACAGCCTGGTGTTGCTGGCGGCACTCAAGGTCAACGCGCGATCCTGGCCTTCGCAGCTCAGATGCAAGGTGATTTCCGCCGGCAAACCTGCGCGCAAACCACTGTTCAACGCCCACGGCGAGCCCAAATCGTCCGCCCGCACCGCGCCCGGCAAACTCTGCGCGAAAGCCTGCGCTGCTGCATGCCAGAACCCATCGCTCAGCTCACCCGGAGCCGGCAGCAGTTGTTCCTGATAGCGCGGAATAAACCCGGTATCCAGTTCCGCAGCGGCAAAGGCCGGATGCGCAATGATCCGCCGCAGGAAGTTGATGTTGGTCTTCAAACCGCCAATGGCGAACTCATCGAGCATGCTCAACAGTCGCAGACGCGCCTGCTCGCGATCCTCGCCCCAGGCAATCAGCTTGCCGAGCATCGGGTCGTAGAACGGCGAAATCTCGTCGCCTTCCTCAACCCCGCTATCCACCCGGCGCCCCGGACCGGCAGCCGACTCACGATACAGCTGCAGACGCCCGGTCGCGGGCAGGAAGTCATTCGACGGGTCTTCGGCATACAGCCGAACTTCGATCGCGTGCCCGTTGAGCGGCACCTGATCCTGTGTGATGGGCAACGCTTCACCGCGCGCCACACGAATCTGCCACGCGACCAGATCGAGGCCGGTGATTGCTTCGGTGACCGGGTGCTCGACCTGCAAACGGGTGTTCATTTCCATGAAGAAGAATTCGCCGCGCGCATCCAGCAGAAACTCCACGGTGCCGGCGCCGACGTAACCGATCGCCTGCGCCGAACGCACCGCCGCTTCACCCATGGCGCGGCGCAGTTCCGGGGGCAGGCCTGGCGCCGGGGCTTCTTCGACGACTTTCTGGTGGCGACGCTGGATCGAGCAATCCCGTTCGTTCAGGTACAGGCAGTTGCCGTGCTGGTCGGCGAACACCTGGATTTCCACGTGACGCGGCTTGAGCAGGTATTTCTCCACCAGCATCCGCGAATCGCCGAACGACGACTGCGCTTCGCGCTGGGCCGAGGCCAGGGCTTCGGCCAGTTGGCTGACGTCCTCGACCACTTTCATGCCTTTGCCGCCGCCACCCGCCGTGGCCTTGAGCAGCACCGGGTAGCCAATGCGTTCACAGGCATCGCGGAAGGTGTCCAGATCCTGCGCCTCGCCGTGATAGCCCGGCACCAGCGGCACGCCAGCGGTTTCCATCAAGGCCTTGGCCGCAGACTTGCTGCCCATGGCGTCGATGGCCGAAGCGGGTGGGCCGAGGAAGATCAACCCGGCTTGTTCAATGGCGCGAGCGAATCCGGCGTTCTCCGACAGAAAGCCATAACCCGGGTGAATTGCCTGTGCGCCGCTGGCCTTGGCCGCCGCGATCAGTTTGTCGATCTGCAGATAGCTGTCGGCGGCTTTGCTGCCACCCAGGTCGACGCGGATGTCGGCTTCGCGGCTGTGGCGCGCTTCGCGGTCGGTGGCGCTGTGTACGGCGACGGTGGTCAGGCCCAGCGCCTTGGCGGTGCGCATGACCCGGCAAGCGATTTCGCCACGGTTGGCCACCAGCAGGGTGGTGAGAACAGGTGCGCTCATCAACGCGGCTCCTTGGGGGTGGTTGCGGCTTGCCAGCTCGGCGCACGTTTTTGCAGGAACGCGCGCAAGCCTTCCTGGCCTTCAGGGCTGACGCGGATGCGCGCGATGGCGTTTTCGGTGTAGCGGCGCAAGGCCGGGGTCAGCGCGCCGTTGCCGACTTCGCGCAGCAGATCTTTACTGGCGCGCATCGCGGCGGGGCTGTTGAGCAGCAGGTTGTCGATCCATTGCTCGACGGCTTGATCAAGCTCGACGGCCGGATAGCTCTCGGACAACAAGCCGATTTCCCGCGCCCGCTGGCCACCGAAACGTTCGGCGGTCAGCGCGTAACGACGGGCGGCGCGTTCGCCGATGGCCTGCACCACGAACGGACTGATCACCGCTGGCGCCAGGCCGATGCGTACCTCCGACAAGCAGAACTGCGCATCATCGGTGCCAATCGCCATGTCGCAGCAACTGATCAGCCCAAGCGCGCCGCCGAACGCCGCACCTTGCACCACGGCCAGGGTCGGGATTTTCAGCTTGGCGAGGTTGTACATCAGCTCCGCCAGTTCGCGGGCGTCGTCCAGATTGGTGTGGTAATCGAGTTCGGCCGATTGCTGCATCCACGCCAGATCGGCGCCGGCGCTGAAGTGTTTGCCACGTCCGCGCACCAACAGAAAACGCAGGCTGGCGTCGCTGGCAACCTTGTCCAGCGCCAGAATCAGCTCGCGGATCATCTCGGCGTTGAACGCGTTGTTCTTTTCTGCACGGTTGAGCCACAGCGTGGCGAAACCCCGTGGGTCGCTCTGCAGTTCGAGGGTGTTGAAGTCGCTCATGAGATTCTCCCGATCACATCCGGAACACGCCGAAGCGGCTCGGTTCGATAGGCGCGTTCAACGACGCGGACAAGGCCAGGGCCAGCACATCGCGGGTCTGCGCCGGGTCGATGACGCCGTCGTCCCACAGGCGTGCGCTGGAGTAGTAGGGGTGACCCTGCTCTTCGTACTGGTCGAGGATCGGTTGCTTGATCTCGGTTTCCTGCTCGGCCGTGAAGCCCTGGCCGCTGCGCTCGGCCTGTTCGCGCTTGACCTGCACCAGCACGCCGGCAGCCTGCTCGGCGCCCATCACACCGATGCGCGCATTCGGCCACATCCACAGGAAGCGCGGATCGTAAGCCCGTCCGCACATGCCGTAGTTACCGGCGCCAAAGCTGCCGCCGATGATCACGGTGAATTTCGGCACCTTGGCGCAGGCCACCGCCGTCACCAGTTTCGCACCGTGCTTGGCGATGCCGCCGGCCTCGTATTTCTGCCCGACCATGAAGCCGGTGATGTTCTGCAGGAACAGCAGCGGGATACCGCGCTGGCAGGCCAGTTCGATGAAGTGCGCGCCTTTCTGCGCGGCTTCGGCGAAGAGGATGCCGTTGTTGGCGAGGATCGCGATCGGGTAGCCGTGCAGGTGCGCAAAACCACACACCAGCGTGGTGCCGAACAGCGCCTTGAACTCATCGAACACCGAACCGTCGACCAGCCGCGCAATCACCTCGCGCACGTCGAACGGCTGCTTGGCGTCGGCCGAGACCACGCCATACAGCTCATCGCTGGCGTACAGCGGTGCAATCGGCGCGCGTTGTTGCACCTCGCCGAGCTTGCGCCAGTTGAGGTTGGCAACGCTGCGGCGGGCGAGGGCGAGGGCGTGTTCGTCGCTCTCGGCGTAATGGTCGGCCACGCCGGAAATCTTGCAGTGCACATCGGCACCGCCGAGGTCTTCAGCGCTGACCACTTCACCGGTTGCGGCTTTCACCAGCGGCGGGCCGGCGAGGAAGATCGTCGCCTGATTGCGCACCATGATCGCTTCGTCGGCCATCGCTGGTACATAAGCACCACCGGCAGTGCAGGAACCCATGACCACGGCGATCTGCGGAATGCCCATGGCGCTCATGTTGGCCTGGTTGAAAAAGATCCGGCCGAAGTGTTCGCGATCCGGGAACACCTCGTCCTGACGCGGCAGGTTGGCGCCGCCCGAGTCCACCAGATAGATGCACGGCAGGCGGTTCTGCTGGGCGATGGTCTGCGCGCGCAGGTGCTTTTTCACGGTCAGCGGGTAGTACGAGCCGCCCTTCACCGTCGCGTCGTTGGCGACGATCATGCACTCGACGCCTTCGACCCGGCCGATCCCGGCGATCACGCCCGCCGCCGGTACGTCTTCGCCATACACGGCGTGCGCAGCGAGCTGGCTGATTTCCAGAAAGGGCGAGCCGGGGTCGAGCAGACGATTGATCCGCTCACGCGGTAGCAGTTTGCCCCGTGAGGTGTGCCGTTCCTGGGCTTTCGCGCCGCCACCCTGCGCCACTTGGGCGAGCAGAGTGTGCAGGGCGTCGACTTGTTCGAGCATCGCCGCGCTGTTGGCGGCGAACTCCGCTGAACGGGGATTGAGCTGGGTATGCAGGATCATGGGCTACTCCGTAGCAGCTTGAAGTTTCAAGCTACAAGCTGCAAGTTGAGGCAAGAGCGCATGTCTCTTGCCGCTTGAGGCTCGCAGCTTGCCGCTGACGAAATTCATTTCGTTTCGTTGAACAGTTCGCGGCCGATCAGCATGCGTCGGATCTCACTGGTGCCAGCGCCGATTTCGTACAGCTTGGCGTCACGCAGCAGACGCCCGGCAGGGAATTCGTTGATGTAACCGTTGCCGCCGAGAATCTGGATCGCGTCGAGGGCCATTTGTGTGGCGCGTTCGGCGGTGTAGAGGATCACCCCGGCAGCGTCCTTGCGCGTGGTTTCGCCGCGCTCGCACGCCTGGGCCACCGCGTACAGGTAGGCACGGCTGGCGTTGAGCTGGGTGTACATGTCGGCGACTTTGCCTTGGATCAGCTGGAATTCGCCGATGCTCTGGCCGAACTGCTTGCGGTCGTGGATGTACGGCACGATCAGGTCCATGCACGACTGCATGATCCCGGTCGGGCCGCCGGACAGCACGACGCGCTCGTAATCGAGGCCGCTCATCAGCACTTTGACGCCGCCGTTGAGCACGCCGAGGATGTTTTCTTCCGGCACTTCGACGTCATCGAAAAACAGCTCGCAGGTGTTGGAACCGCGCATGCCGAGCTTGTCGAACTTGTTGCTGCGGCTGAAGCCTTTCCAGTCGCGCTCGACAATGAAGGCGGTGATGCCGTGCGGGCCCTTTTCCAGATCGGTCTTGGCGTAGATCACGTAGGTGTTGGCGTCGGGGCCGTTGGTGATCCAGGTTTTGCTGCCGTTGAGCACGAAACGGTCGCCGCGTTTGTCGGCGCGCAGCTTCATCGAGACCACGTCGGAACCGGCGTTCGGCTCGCTCATCGCGAGGGCGCCGACGTGTTCGCCGCTGATCAGCTTCGGCAGGTATTGGCTTTTCTGCTCGTGGTTGCCATTGCGGTTGATCTGATTGACGCAGAGGTTGGAATGCGCGCCGTAGGACAGCGCCACCGAGGCCGAACCGCGGCTGATTTCTTCCATCGCCACCACGTGCGCCAGGTAACCCAGGCCGGCGCCGCCGTACTCTTCCGGCACGGTGATGCCGAGCAGGCCCATGTCGCCGAATTTGCGCCACATGTCGGCAGGGAACAGGTTGTCGTGGTCGATCTGCGCGGCGCGTGGGGCGATCTGATCGGCGACAAAGGACTGAACCTGATCGCGCAGCATGTCGATGGTTTCACCGAGGGCGAAGTTCAGGGATGGATAGCTCATGGGGCACCTTTTAGCTTTTTTGTAGGGTGGGGAGGGCGGTCGAACAGCTCTCACCTTTACGTTAACGTAAGCCTGAGACGGAAGGCTGTCAATCACCCTTTACGTTAACGTCAACTTGAGCGAGAGTAAGGGCAGTTCAAGATTGAAACGGAGCAGACCTTGTGGGAGCGAGCTTGCTCGCGAAAGCGTCAGATCAGTCAACATGGATGTTGAATCCGCTGACCTCTTCGCGAGCAAGCTCGCCCACAGGGATTAAATCCGGCAAACCCACTAATAAAGACAATAGGGGTCGTCATGGATCAACCCAGTGCAAACCCGCCACGCAGCTACACCCGTGGCGCCCAAGACAAAGCCTTACTGGCGATGACCATCGGGCAGAAGTTCGACCAGACAGTTGCGCAGTACCCGGACGGTGAGGCGCTGGTGGTGCGTCATCAGCAGTTGCGCTATTCCTGGCGGCAACTGGCCGACGCGGTGGATCTGCATGCCAGAGCCCTGTTGGCGCTGGGTTTGCAGGCGGGGGATCGGCTCGGTATCTGGGCGCCGAACTGTGCGCAGTGGTGCATCACGCAAATCGCCACGGCGAAAATCGGCGTGATTCTGGTCAACATCAACCCGGCCTACCGCAGCTCTGAACTGGAATACGTGCTCAAACAGTCCGGCTGTCAGTGGCTGGTGTGCGCCGGGGCATTCAAGTCCTCCAACTACCACGCCATGCTGCAGGGGCTGGTACCGGAACTGGCCGAGCAATCCATCGGCCAGTTGCGCTGTGAGCGTCTGCCGGAGTTGCGCGGGGTGATCAGCCTCGATGCACAGCCACCGTCAGGCTTCCTGCCGTGGTCGCAACTGGTCGATCTGGCCGCGGGTGTCTCACCCCAACAGTTGCACGAACGCAGCGACAGCCTGCACTTCGATCAGCCGGTGAACATTCAATACACCTCCGGCACCACCGGTTTCCCCAAGGGCGCGACCCTCAGTCACTACAACATTCTCAACAACGGTTACATGGTCGGTGAAAGCATCGGCCTGACCCCGAGCGACCGGCTGGTGATCCCGGTGCCGCTGTACCACTGCTTCGGCATGGTCATGGGCAACCTCGGCTGCATCACCCACGCCAGCACCATGATCTACCCCAGCGACGCCTTCGACCCGCTGCTGACCCTGCAAACCGTCGCCGAAGAACAGGCCACCGGCCTTTATGGTGTACCAACCATGTTCATCGCCATGCTCGATCAACCGCTACGTGCGGACTTCGACCTGTCGAGCCTGCGTACCGGGATCATGGCCGGCGCCACGTGCCCGATCGAGGTGATGCGCCGGGTCATCAGCGAGATGCACATGAGTGAAGTACAGATCGCCTACGGCATGACCGAAACCAGCCCGGTGTCGCTACAGACCGGGCCAAACGATGAACTGGAACTGCGCGTGACCACCGTCGGTCGCACTCAGCCGCAACTGGAAAGCAAGATCATCGACGAGGCCGGCAATCTGGTGCCGCGTGGCACCATCGGCGAGTTGTGCACCCGCGGTTACAGCGTGATGCTCGGTTACTGGAACAACCCGCAGGCCACCGCCGAAGCCATCGATGAGGCGGGCTGGATGCACACCGGCGACCTGGCGAGCATGAACGATGAGGGTTACGTGAACATCGCCGGGCGTAACAAAGACATGATCATCCGCGGCGGCGAGAATGTTTACCCGCGTGAGCTGGAAGAGTTCTTCTTCACTCACCCGGCCGTGGCGGACGTGCAGGTGATCGGCATTCCGTGCTCGCGTTACGGCGAGGAGATTGTCGCCTGGATCAAATTCCACCCCGGCCACAATGCCTCCGAGCTGGAACTGCAAACCTGGTGCAAGGAGCGCATCGCGCACTTCAAGACGCCGCGTTACTTCAAGTTCGTCGAAGAGTTTCCGATGACGGTGACGGGCAAGATTCAGAAGTTCCGGATGCGCGAGATCAGTATCGAAGAGCTTAAGGCGCTACATTGAAGATCAAAAGATCGCAGCCTTCGGCAGCTCCTACAGGGGATCGGTGTAGGAGCTGCCGAAGGCTGCGATCTTTTAAAAACACAAATCACAGAAAGCACAAAGGGGAGCCGAAGCTCCCCTTTAATTTTGTCGTCGCGTGCTCTTTCTTATTATTGAGGGGCGGTCTGTTGTTGTTTTTGGCAACCGTGGCCCTTTACCGCTGTTTTTGGCGACCCCCATCCGGGGTCAAGAGCAAACGTATTTTTTTGAGCGCTGATCTGCTTTCTCGCCAAGCGATCCAACCGATTCGGGAGCTACCTGAAGGTAGTTTTATTGTTCTCTGCCCGGTTGCGGGTCACTCCTGAGAGCACCCTGAAAAGCACACCTTCTCCAAAAAAATCTGTTAGCTGCGTCTCTGCCGTGTTGTTTTTGTTATGTCAGAGTCGGTACGTCTTATTTTTATTGGTTTGCAGCTTTTTATTCTTGTTATGCCATAGAGATAGCAGAAGCCGTGCCAACTTTTTAAAAGCCTTGTAAATCAATGGCTTGAGTTTTTTGAAGGATTTTTCCTTCAGGGCAAACCAGACAATTTGTTTCCGTGTTACTCGTCTATGCCCACGTTTCGGACACAGCGGTAACACCTTCGACCTCACTGTGCGTTACGGGCCTTGGCCACACGCGAACCGCTCGGGCGACCGAGCACCGCGCTGATCTGCTGACCCGCGGCAATCAAGGCGTCCAGGTCGATACCGGTCTCGATGCCCAGGCCGTTGAGCAGGTACACCACGTCCTCGGTCGCAACGTTACCGCTCGCGCCCTTGGCGTACGGGCAGCCGCCGAGGCCGGCGATAGAGCTGTCGAACACCGCGATGCCTTCCAGCAAGCTGGCATAGATGTTGGCCATGGCCTGGCCGTAGGTGTCGTGGAAGTGCCCGGCGAGTTTTTCCCGAGGCACCTGCGCCGACACCACTTCGAACAGCCGCCGGGTCGCGCCAGCGGTGCCGGTGCCGATGGTGTCACCGAGGGACACTTCATAGCAGCCCATCGCATACAGCTCACGGGCGACCATCGCCACTTGCTCCGGGGCGACCGTGCCTTCGTACGGGCAGCCGAGCACGCAGGACACGTAACCGCGCACGGTAACGCCGTGCTGTTTCGCGGCTTCCATGATCGGTGCGAAGCGCGCCAGGCTTTCGCTGATCGAGCAATTGATGTTGCGCTGCGAGAACGCCTCGGACGCGGCGGCGAACACGGCGACTTCTTTCACGCCGGCGGCCAGCGCATCTTCAAACCCGCGCAGGTTCGGCGCCAGGGCGCCGTAGGTCACGCCGGGCTTGCGCTGGATCTGCGCGAACACCTCGGCCGAACCGGCCATCTGCGGCACCCATTTCGGTGAGACGAAACTGCCGACTTCGATGTAACTCAAACCAGCGGCGCTCAGCGCGTCGACCAGTTGCACCTTGTCAGCCACGCTGATCGGCTGGGCTTCGTTCTGCAGGCCATCGCGCGGGCCGACTTCGATCAGGCGAACATGGGAGGGGAGGGACATGGCGGTTGACCTGCTCTTTTGAAATCGTTGAGAACCCTTGTAGGAGTGAGCCTGCTCGCGATAGCCATTTCACATTCAACAGTGATGTTGACTGACCCACCGCT
Coding sequences within it:
- a CDS encoding gamma-carboxygeranoyl-CoA hydratase encodes the protein MSDFNTLELQSDPRGFATLWLNRAEKNNAFNAEMIRELILALDKVASDASLRFLLVRGRGKHFSAGADLAWMQQSAELDYHTNLDDARELAELMYNLAKLKIPTLAVVQGAAFGGALGLISCCDMAIGTDDAQFCLSEVRIGLAPAVISPFVVQAIGERAARRYALTAERFGGQRAREIGLLSESYPAVELDQAVEQWIDNLLLNSPAAMRASKDLLREVGNGALTPALRRYTENAIARIRVSPEGQEGLRAFLQKRAPSWQAATTPKEPR
- a CDS encoding hydroxymethylglutaryl-CoA lyase: MSLPSHVRLIEVGPRDGLQNEAQPISVADKVQLVDALSAAGLSYIEVGSFVSPKWVPQMAGSAEVFAQIQRKPGVTYGALAPNLRGFEDALAAGVKEVAVFAAASEAFSQRNINCSISESLARFAPIMEAAKQHGVTVRGYVSCVLGCPYEGTVAPEQVAMVARELYAMGCYEVSLGDTIGTGTAGATRRLFEVVSAQVPREKLAGHFHDTYGQAMANIYASLLEGIAVFDSSIAGLGGCPYAKGASGNVATEDVVYLLNGLGIETGIDLDALIAAGQQISAVLGRPSGSRVAKARNAQ
- a CDS encoding AMP-binding protein, whose protein sequence is MDQPSANPPRSYTRGAQDKALLAMTIGQKFDQTVAQYPDGEALVVRHQQLRYSWRQLADAVDLHARALLALGLQAGDRLGIWAPNCAQWCITQIATAKIGVILVNINPAYRSSELEYVLKQSGCQWLVCAGAFKSSNYHAMLQGLVPELAEQSIGQLRCERLPELRGVISLDAQPPSGFLPWSQLVDLAAGVSPQQLHERSDSLHFDQPVNIQYTSGTTGFPKGATLSHYNILNNGYMVGESIGLTPSDRLVIPVPLYHCFGMVMGNLGCITHASTMIYPSDAFDPLLTLQTVAEEQATGLYGVPTMFIAMLDQPLRADFDLSSLRTGIMAGATCPIEVMRRVISEMHMSEVQIAYGMTETSPVSLQTGPNDELELRVTTVGRTQPQLESKIIDEAGNLVPRGTIGELCTRGYSVMLGYWNNPQATAEAIDEAGWMHTGDLASMNDEGYVNIAGRNKDMIIRGGENVYPRELEEFFFTHPAVADVQVIGIPCSRYGEEIVAWIKFHPGHNASELELQTWCKERIAHFKTPRYFKFVEEFPMTVTGKIQKFRMREISIEELKALH
- a CDS encoding isovaleryl-CoA dehydrogenase, with amino-acid sequence MSYPSLNFALGETIDMLRDQVQSFVADQIAPRAAQIDHDNLFPADMWRKFGDMGLLGITVPEEYGGAGLGYLAHVVAMEEISRGSASVALSYGAHSNLCVNQINRNGNHEQKSQYLPKLISGEHVGALAMSEPNAGSDVVSMKLRADKRGDRFVLNGSKTWITNGPDANTYVIYAKTDLEKGPHGITAFIVERDWKGFSRSNKFDKLGMRGSNTCELFFDDVEVPEENILGVLNGGVKVLMSGLDYERVVLSGGPTGIMQSCMDLIVPYIHDRKQFGQSIGEFQLIQGKVADMYTQLNASRAYLYAVAQACERGETTRKDAAGVILYTAERATQMALDAIQILGGNGYINEFPAGRLLRDAKLYEIGAGTSEIRRMLIGRELFNETK
- a CDS encoding carboxyl transferase domain-containing protein, encoding MILHTQLNPRSAEFAANSAAMLEQVDALHTLLAQVAQGGGAKAQERHTSRGKLLPRERINRLLDPGSPFLEISQLAAHAVYGEDVPAAGVIAGIGRVEGVECMIVANDATVKGGSYYPLTVKKHLRAQTIAQQNRLPCIYLVDSGGANLPRQDEVFPDREHFGRIFFNQANMSAMGIPQIAVVMGSCTAGGAYVPAMADEAIMVRNQATIFLAGPPLVKAATGEVVSAEDLGGADVHCKISGVADHYAESDEHALALARRSVANLNWRKLGEVQQRAPIAPLYASDELYGVVSADAKQPFDVREVIARLVDGSVFDEFKALFGTTLVCGFAHLHGYPIAILANNGILFAEAAQKGAHFIELACQRGIPLLFLQNITGFMVGQKYEAGGIAKHGAKLVTAVACAKVPKFTVIIGGSFGAGNYGMCGRAYDPRFLWMWPNARIGVMGAEQAAGVLVQVKREQAERSGQGFTAEQETEIKQPILDQYEEQGHPYYSSARLWDDGVIDPAQTRDVLALALSASLNAPIEPSRFGVFRM
- a CDS encoding acetyl/propionyl/methylcrotonyl-CoA carboxylase subunit alpha, which translates into the protein MSAPVLTTLLVANRGEIACRVMRTAKALGLTTVAVHSATDREARHSREADIRVDLGGSKAADSYLQIDKLIAAAKASGAQAIHPGYGFLSENAGFARAIEQAGLIFLGPPASAIDAMGSKSAAKALMETAGVPLVPGYHGEAQDLDTFRDACERIGYPVLLKATAGGGGKGMKVVEDVSQLAEALASAQREAQSSFGDSRMLVEKYLLKPRHVEIQVFADQHGNCLYLNERDCSIQRRHQKVVEEAPAPGLPPELRRAMGEAAVRSAQAIGYVGAGTVEFLLDARGEFFFMEMNTRLQVEHPVTEAITGLDLVAWQIRVARGEALPITQDQVPLNGHAIEVRLYAEDPSNDFLPATGRLQLYRESAAGPGRRVDSGVEEGDEISPFYDPMLGKLIAWGEDREQARLRLLSMLDEFAIGGLKTNINFLRRIIAHPAFAAAELDTGFIPRYQEQLLPAPGELSDGFWHAAAQAFAQSLPGAVRADDLGSPWALNSGLRAGLPAEITLHLSCEGQDRALTLSAASNTRLSGEALWVEHDGVRRTLRAIRQGNSLYLQWDGELRRIETYDPISAVEASHSHQGGLTAPMNGSIVRVLVEAGQSVEAGAQLVVLEAMKMEHSIRAPHAGVIKAMYCQEGEMVGEGSALVELEAV